A window of the Burkholderia sp. 9120 genome harbors these coding sequences:
- the ugpC gene encoding sn-glycerol-3-phosphate ABC transporter ATP-binding protein UgpC, giving the protein MASISLRGVQKAYGDGALVIRDVDLEIGENEFCVFLGPSGCGKSTLLRMIAGLEDATDGDLSIDGRLVNDVPAAQRGVAMVFQSYALFPHMTVFENMAFGLKLAKTPKDEIDRKVREAARILQLEALLDRRPKALSGGQRQRVAIGRAIVRQPGVFLFDEPLSNLDATLRGQTRIEIARLHKQFAKASVVYVTHDQIEAMTLADKIVLLHAGKDTERYGSIAQIGAPLELYHRPKSRFVAGFIGSPRMNFLPGRVQSIDPQGVLVTLDHTGENVHVPVSGEGLQAAQPVTLGVRPEHLELLDASSAASDAAVLIRTVSLIEQLGEHSYVHLDQPGGAVLIAKAPGDTRLVPGDEARLRVPRAACHLFTEDGFAAASLESVEHYA; this is encoded by the coding sequence ATGGCGAGCATTTCGTTAAGAGGCGTGCAGAAGGCGTATGGCGACGGCGCGTTAGTGATCCGCGACGTCGATCTCGAGATTGGCGAGAACGAGTTCTGCGTATTTCTCGGTCCATCCGGTTGCGGCAAGTCGACCTTGTTGCGGATGATCGCCGGCCTCGAAGACGCGACCGACGGCGACCTCTCGATCGACGGACGCCTCGTCAACGACGTGCCCGCCGCGCAACGCGGCGTGGCGATGGTGTTCCAGAGCTACGCGCTGTTTCCGCACATGACCGTGTTCGAGAACATGGCCTTCGGCCTGAAGCTCGCCAAAACCCCGAAAGACGAAATCGACCGCAAGGTGCGCGAAGCCGCGCGCATTCTGCAGCTGGAGGCGTTGCTCGACCGTCGGCCGAAAGCGTTGTCGGGCGGTCAGCGGCAACGGGTGGCGATTGGCCGCGCGATCGTGCGGCAGCCCGGCGTGTTTCTGTTCGACGAACCCTTGTCCAATCTCGATGCCACGCTGCGTGGGCAGACCCGCATTGAAATCGCGCGGCTGCATAAACAGTTCGCCAAAGCCAGCGTGGTCTACGTGACGCACGACCAGATCGAAGCGATGACGCTCGCCGACAAGATCGTGTTGCTGCACGCCGGCAAGGACACGGAGCGCTACGGCAGCATTGCGCAGATCGGCGCGCCGCTCGAGTTGTATCACCGCCCGAAGAGCCGCTTTGTCGCCGGTTTCATCGGCTCGCCGCGCATGAATTTCCTGCCGGGACGCGTGCAGTCGATCGATCCGCAAGGCGTGCTCGTGACGCTCGACCACACCGGCGAAAACGTCCACGTGCCGGTGAGCGGCGAGGGCCTGCAGGCCGCGCAACCGGTCACGCTCGGTGTGCGTCCTGAGCATCTGGAGTTGCTCGACGCATCCTCCGCCGCCAGCGACGCCGCCGTCCTGATCCGCACCGTCTCGCTCATCGAGCAGCTCGGCGAACACAGCTACGTCCACCTCGATCAACCCGGCGGCGCTGTGCTGATCGCCAAAGCGCCGGGCGATACACGCCTTGTGCCCGGCGACGAGGCGCGCTTGCGCGTGCCCCGTGCCGCTTGCCATTTGTTTACCGAAGACGGCTTTGCCGCCGCTTCGCTCGAATCCGTCGAACACTACGCATAG
- a CDS encoding LacI family DNA-binding transcriptional regulator has protein sequence MPTLSEVARHAGVTPATVSNVLRNRGRVGAQTRQRVLDAVDALGYRPHLAARALAEGRAPTLALMVSSIANPFYPEFALAVERAARTSGHFVIICNTNEDPQTGRAYLDQIAGTLSEGVLVTNANLDFADLHTTEARGTPVVLCMWERPNEPPGLPCVAVDFRLAGELAGAHLLTLGHRRIGAIVGSKASGIHAARYQGFVDALHAAGAPKSPVKHALDTIQGGYDAARALLEADPKLTAIFSTNDLPALGAMHAAADLGLHVPDDLSVIGITDIQLARESRPALTTVAVPTVEVAGLAVSLLRELIESSYGQAGRDAASVPMRISSPPELVVRASTGAPRSR, from the coding sequence ATGCCCACACTCAGCGAAGTCGCGCGTCATGCCGGCGTCACCCCTGCCACGGTGTCCAACGTGCTGCGCAATCGCGGCCGGGTCGGCGCGCAAACCCGCCAGCGGGTGCTCGATGCCGTGGACGCGCTCGGCTACCGTCCGCACCTCGCCGCCCGCGCGCTCGCCGAGGGTCGCGCGCCGACGCTCGCGCTGATGGTGTCAAGCATCGCCAATCCGTTCTATCCGGAGTTCGCGCTGGCTGTCGAACGCGCGGCGCGCACCAGCGGCCACTTCGTGATCATCTGCAATACCAACGAAGATCCGCAGACCGGCCGCGCGTATCTCGACCAGATTGCCGGCACGCTCTCCGAGGGCGTGCTCGTGACGAACGCGAACCTCGATTTCGCCGACCTGCACACCACCGAAGCACGCGGCACGCCGGTCGTGCTATGTATGTGGGAGCGGCCCAACGAGCCGCCCGGATTGCCGTGCGTCGCGGTGGATTTTCGTCTGGCGGGCGAGTTGGCCGGCGCGCATCTGCTGACGCTGGGGCATCGACGGATCGGCGCGATTGTCGGCAGCAAGGCGTCGGGGATTCACGCGGCGCGTTATCAGGGTTTTGTCGATGCGCTGCACGCGGCAGGCGCGCCGAAAAGCCCCGTCAAACATGCGCTCGATACGATTCAAGGCGGCTACGACGCGGCGCGCGCGCTGCTCGAAGCCGATCCCAAACTCACCGCGATTTTCTCGACCAACGACTTGCCCGCGCTCGGCGCGATGCATGCCGCCGCGGATCTCGGCCTGCATGTGCCGGACGACCTCTCCGTGATCGGCATCACCGACATTCAGCTCGCGCGCGAATCGCGTCCCGCGCTGACTACGGTGGCCGTGCCGACCGTGGAAGTCGCTGGGCTCGCGGTGTCGTTGTTGCGCGAACTGATCGAGTCGTCGTATGGGCAAGCGGGACGCGACGCGGCAAGCGTGCCGATGCGGATTTCGTCGCCGCCCGAACTGGTCGTGCGTGCCTCCACCGGCGCGCCGCGTTCGCGCTGA